The following coding sequences are from one Strix uralensis isolate ZFMK-TIS-50842 chromosome 6, bStrUra1, whole genome shotgun sequence window:
- the MSTN gene encoding growth/differentiation factor 8 produces MQKLVIYVYIYLFMLISVDPVALDDSSQPTENAEKDGLCNACTWRQNTKSSRIEAIKIQILSKLRLEQAPNISRDVIKQLLPKAPPLQELIDQYDVQRDDSSDGSLEDDDYHATTETIITMPTESDFLVQMEGKPKCCFFKFSSKIQYNKVVKAQLWIYLRQVQKPTTVFVQILRLIKPMKDGTRYTGIRSLKLDMNPGTGIWQSIDVKTVLQNWLKQPESNLGIEIKAFDENGRDLAVTFPGPGEDGLNPFLEVRVTDTPKRSRRDFGLDCDEHSTESRCCRYPLTVDFEAFGWDWIIAPKRYKANYCSGECEFVFLQKYPHTHLVHQANPRGSAGPCCTPTKMSPINMLYFNGKEQIIYGKIPAMVVDRCGCS; encoded by the exons ATGCAAAAGCTAGTGATCTATGTTTATATTTACCTGTTCATGCTGATTTCAGTTGATCCGGTGGCTCTTGATGACAGTAGTCAGCCCACAGAGAACGCTGAAAAAGATGGACTGTGCAATGCTTGTACGTGGAGACAGAATACAAAATCTTCCAGAATAGAAGCCATAAAAATTCAAATCCTCAGCAAACTGCGTCTGGAACAAGCTCCTAACATTAGCAGGGATGTTATTAAACAACTTTTACCCAAAGCTCCTCCACTACAGGAACTAATTGATCAGTATGATGTCCAGAGAGACGACAGTAGCGATGGCTCTTTGGAAGACGATGACTATCATGCCACCACCGAAACGATTATCACAATGCCTACGGAGT CTGATTTTCTTGTACAAATGGAGGGAAAACCAAAATGTTGCTTCTTTAAGTTTAGCTCTAAAATACAATATAACAAAGTAGTAAAGGCACAGTTGTGGATATACTTGAGGCAAGTCCAAAAACCTACAACAGTGTTTGTGCAGATCCTGAGACTTATTAAACCCATGAAAGACGGTACAAGATATACTGGAATTCGATCTTTGAAACTTGACATGAACCCAGGCACTGGTATTTGGCAGAGTATTGATGTGAAGACAGTGTTGCAGAACTGGCTCAAACAGCCTGAATCCAATTTAGGCATCGAAATAAAAGCTTTTGATGAGAATGGACGAGATCTTGCTGTAACTTTCCCAGGACCAGGTGAAGATGGATTG AACCCATTTTTAGAGGTCAGAGTTACAGACACACCAAAACGGTCCCGCAGAGATTTTGGCCTCGACTGCGATGAGCACTCGACAGAATCCCGATGTTGTCGCTACCCACTGACAGTGGATTTTGAAGCTTTTGGATGGGACTGGATTATTGCACCTAAAAGATACAAAGCAAATTACTGCTCCGGAGAATGCGAAtttgtatttttacaaaaatacccGCACACTCACCTTGTACACCAAGCAAACCCCAGAGGTTCGGCAGGCCCTTGCTGCACGCCCACCAAAATGTCCCCCATAAACATGCTGTACTTTAACGGGAAAGAACAAATAATATACGGCAAGATACCAGCCATGGTTGTAGATCGCTGCGGGTGCTCATGA